From Bifidobacterium sp. ESL0790, one genomic window encodes:
- the cydB gene encoding cytochrome d ubiquinol oxidase subunit II, whose amino-acid sequence MSEFLAKPLIDGNNFLQLLWFFVIALVFAIFLFLDGIDFGVGMATRVLARNGDERALYMRAIGPHWDGNEVWLITGGGAMFAAFPLWYASLFSGYYLLLFLVLVGLILRGVSFEFASHAVSDRERNVWQWANFIGSVLPPFFLGMMLTSLIQGVPMNTKGDIFGGFFDYVNLLSVVGGVAVVFFSFQHGVHFLSLKLNETESRRLLNTTEKTYWIAYPALVVFVILAFFFTDFYQRRTWSTLLITIVILLATVCGHVADMKKHGGWAFIASGVTLAGIIAFIFNGLFPNVIPAKNPSMSLSIATASASQYTLQVMTIVLCCLLPIVLIYFSWSYFIQRKRLITDSQPASIKAVVAG is encoded by the coding sequence ATGAGTGAGTTCCTCGCCAAACCATTGATTGATGGCAACAATTTCCTTCAGCTGCTGTGGTTCTTCGTGATCGCGCTGGTGTTCGCCATCTTCCTCTTCCTTGACGGCATCGATTTCGGTGTCGGCATGGCCACCCGTGTGCTGGCCCGCAACGGCGACGAGCGCGCGCTCTACATGCGCGCCATCGGCCCGCACTGGGACGGCAACGAGGTCTGGCTCATCACCGGTGGCGGCGCGATGTTCGCGGCGTTCCCGCTGTGGTACGCGAGCCTCTTCTCGGGCTACTACCTGCTGCTCTTCCTGGTGCTCGTCGGCCTCATCCTCCGTGGTGTCTCCTTTGAGTTCGCCAGCCATGCGGTCAGCGACCGTGAGCGCAACGTGTGGCAGTGGGCCAACTTCATCGGCAGCGTGTTGCCGCCGTTCTTCCTGGGCATGATGCTCACCAGCCTCATCCAGGGCGTCCCGATGAACACGAAGGGCGACATCTTCGGTGGCTTCTTCGACTACGTCAACCTGCTTTCCGTGGTCGGCGGCGTCGCCGTGGTGTTCTTCAGCTTCCAGCATGGAGTCCATTTCCTGAGCCTCAAGCTCAACGAGACGGAGTCCCGCCGCTTGCTCAACACCACCGAGAAGACCTACTGGATCGCCTACCCGGCGCTGGTCGTCTTCGTGATTCTCGCCTTCTTCTTCACCGATTTCTACCAGCGTCGCACCTGGTCGACCCTGCTGATCACCATCGTGATCCTGCTGGCGACCGTCTGCGGGCACGTGGCCGACATGAAGAAGCATGGCGGCTGGGCGTTCATCGCCTCGGGCGTCACGCTGGCCGGCATCATCGCCTTCATCTTCAACGGTCTCTTCCCGAATGTCATTCCGGCGAAGAACCCGTCGATGAGCCTGTCCATCGCCACGGCCTCGGCCTCGCAGTACACGTTGCAGGTCATGACGATCGTGCTGTGCTGCCTGCTGCCGATCGTGCTGATCTACTTCTCCTGGAGCTACTTCATCCAGCGCAAGCGCCTGATCACCGACTCGCAGCCGGCTTCGATCAAGGCCGTCGTCGCCGGATGA
- a CDS encoding cytochrome ubiquinol oxidase subunit I, producing MTILGLSRFQFAMTTVFHFFFVPLSIGLAFSVAVMETLYVAKRKEVYRRMAQFWGKVFLLSFAVGVVTGIIQEFQFGMNWSNYSRFMGDIFGAPLAIEALLAFFMESTFIGVWMFTWKRFKPGVHVIFIWLTWLGSTCSAIWILAANSFMQNPVGYGINKKTGHAEMTSFAAVVSNPQLWRQFPHVATGALMTGAFVIVGMSAFGMMRKNGDRAFFTRSIRVAAIIALVSSILVIITGDLQTLEVIKDQPMKFAATEGIYDDLKSPAPWMVVGFMNETNHTSSGLEIPGMLSLLAFHKLYGGTIQGMNTLNEQFKGEGGKIIQNGIAHPEISNYYVPANVLFWSFRFMAAVGFAILILSICVLWFTRKSKNTLADSRWKLWILGVCTYLPFVGTTGGWLITELGRYPWIVYGLQTIQDAVSPTSTVAGLLTTNIVYFLLFCLMGGVMIFYSRRVLHQGPEPASDAEVKAEAKTSPAHAPVKGSARKVALA from the coding sequence ATGACTATCTTGGGGTTGTCGCGTTTTCAGTTCGCGATGACGACGGTCTTCCACTTCTTCTTCGTTCCGTTGTCCATCGGCCTGGCATTTTCCGTGGCCGTTATGGAAACGTTATACGTAGCGAAGAGAAAAGAAGTTTACCGTCGTATGGCCCAGTTCTGGGGGAAGGTATTCCTCCTGAGCTTCGCCGTCGGTGTGGTCACCGGAATCATCCAGGAGTTCCAGTTCGGCATGAACTGGTCGAACTACTCCCGCTTCATGGGTGATATCTTCGGCGCGCCACTCGCCATCGAGGCGCTGTTGGCCTTCTTCATGGAGTCCACGTTCATCGGCGTCTGGATGTTCACTTGGAAGCGGTTCAAGCCGGGCGTGCACGTCATCTTCATCTGGCTGACCTGGCTCGGTTCCACCTGCTCCGCCATTTGGATCCTCGCGGCCAACAGCTTCATGCAGAACCCTGTCGGCTACGGCATCAATAAGAAGACCGGCCATGCCGAGATGACGAGCTTCGCGGCTGTGGTGAGCAATCCGCAGCTGTGGCGTCAGTTCCCGCACGTGGCCACCGGCGCGCTGATGACCGGTGCCTTCGTGATCGTGGGCATGAGCGCCTTCGGCATGATGCGCAAGAACGGCGACCGCGCCTTCTTCACCCGCTCCATCCGTGTGGCGGCCATCATCGCCCTCGTCTCCTCCATTCTGGTGATCATCACCGGCGACCTGCAGACCCTCGAGGTCATCAAGGACCAGCCGATGAAGTTCGCCGCCACCGAGGGCATCTACGATGACCTCAAGAGCCCGGCGCCCTGGATGGTCGTCGGATTCATGAACGAGACGAACCACACCTCCAGCGGTCTCGAGATCCCGGGCATGCTTTCGCTGCTCGCCTTCCACAAGCTCTATGGCGGCACCATCCAAGGCATGAACACCCTGAACGAGCAGTTCAAGGGTGAGGGTGGCAAGATCATCCAGAACGGCATCGCCCATCCGGAGATCTCCAACTACTACGTGCCGGCCAACGTGCTCTTCTGGAGCTTCCGCTTCATGGCGGCCGTCGGCTTCGCCATCCTGATCCTCTCGATCTGCGTGCTGTGGTTCACCCGCAAGTCCAAGAACACCCTGGCGGACAGCCGCTGGAAGCTCTGGATCCTCGGCGTCTGCACCTATCTGCCGTTCGTCGGCACCACCGGTGGCTGGCTCATCACCGAGCTCGGCCGTTACCCGTGGATCGTCTACGGCCTGCAGACCATCCAGGACGCGGTCTCGCCGACCTCGACCGTCGCCGGTTTGCTGACGACCAATATCGTTTACTTCCTGCTCTTCTGCCTCATGGGCGGCGTGATGATCTTCTACTCCCGCCGTGTGCTGCACCAGGGCCCTGAACCCGCGTCCGACGCGGAGGTGAAGGCTGAGGCCAAGACCTCTCCCGCCCACGCACCGGTCAAGGGATCCGCAAGAAAGGTGGCGCTGGCATGA
- a CDS encoding NAD(P)/FAD-dependent oxidoreductase, producing MKKIVVLGAGYAGMRVVKKLVQGHADAQIVLVNKNPYHYEATQLHQVAAGTKEAADITFDIRPLLAGRKNVEVVIDEVTRVDQDAKKVELKNGEPISYDYLVNALGFESETFGIKGAEENGWPLVDIDTALAARKHLEDTLRRYKTSQDPNDLRVVVCGAGFTSIEYLGELVYRMPKMAKEYGFPLDKVKIDCIEASPKILPMFEPNLADWGVKYLESKGVNFHVATPITEVKPNAVVSNDVEFPANTIIWTTGVRGSHVIADSDYDQKRNRVVVEDDLRITGHPDQFLIGDVSAVPNPSNGRLYPTTAQISIALADTAAANLIALLKGGQTSKFVFKPMGTVCSLGPHAGIASIDMMGHWKLKGSKVSIVKKIVNDRSVLELANIRTMLESN from the coding sequence ATGAAGAAAATTGTCGTACTGGGTGCTGGCTACGCCGGTATGAGGGTCGTCAAGAAGCTGGTGCAGGGCCACGCCGACGCGCAGATCGTGCTGGTCAACAAGAACCCGTACCACTATGAGGCCACGCAGCTGCACCAGGTGGCCGCCGGCACCAAGGAGGCCGCGGACATCACCTTCGACATCCGTCCGCTGCTGGCCGGCAGGAAGAACGTCGAGGTCGTCATCGACGAGGTGACCCGCGTCGACCAGGACGCCAAGAAGGTCGAGCTCAAGAACGGCGAGCCCATCTCCTATGACTACCTGGTGAACGCCTTGGGCTTCGAGTCCGAGACCTTCGGCATCAAGGGCGCCGAGGAGAACGGCTGGCCGCTGGTCGACATCGACACCGCCCTGGCCGCGCGCAAGCACCTCGAGGACACGCTGCGCCGCTACAAGACCAGCCAGGACCCCAACGACCTGCGCGTCGTGGTGTGCGGCGCCGGCTTCACCTCCATCGAATATCTGGGCGAGCTCGTCTACCGCATGCCCAAGATGGCCAAGGAATATGGCTTCCCGCTTGATAAGGTCAAGATCGACTGCATCGAGGCCTCGCCGAAGATCCTGCCGATGTTCGAGCCGAACCTGGCGGACTGGGGCGTGAAGTACCTCGAGAGCAAGGGCGTCAACTTCCACGTCGCCACCCCGATCACCGAGGTGAAGCCCAACGCCGTGGTCAGCAACGACGTCGAGTTCCCGGCCAACACCATCATCTGGACCACCGGCGTGCGCGGCAGCCACGTGATCGCCGACTCCGATTATGACCAGAAGCGTAATCGCGTGGTCGTCGAGGACGATCTGCGCATCACCGGCCACCCCGACCAGTTCCTGATCGGCGACGTCTCCGCGGTGCCGAACCCGAGCAACGGCCGCCTGTATCCCACCACCGCCCAGATCTCCATCGCCCTGGCCGACACGGCCGCCGCGAACCTCATCGCCCTACTCAAAGGCGGCCAGACGAGCAAGTTCGTTTTCAAGCCTATGGGAACCGTTTGCTCTCTCGGCCCCCACGCCGGGATTGCGTCGATTGACATGATGGGTCATTGGAAGCTCAAAGGTTCCAAGGTCTCCATCGTCAAGAAGATCGTGAATGACCGTTCCGTGCTGGAATTGGCCAATATTCGTACTATGCTTGAAAGCAACTAA
- a CDS encoding NAD(P)/FAD-dependent oxidoreductase → MTTIAILGAGYGGLRTAKQLVKANVDAKIILVNKNPYHYQSTELHEVAAGTKEPDEITFDVRKAVDDKVDVVIDEVVKVDQDAKKVELKNGDPISYDYLVNALGFESETFGIKGADENGWPLIDIDTAVAARKHLEDTLKNYKTSHDENDLHIVVCGAGFTSIEYLGELVYRLPDLAKEYDFPLDKVKIDCIEATPKILPMFDPKLAAWGVKYLEDHGVTFHPATPITEVKPNAVMSNDTAFPANTIIWTTGVHGSHVIADSGYDQKRNRVVVEDDLSVKGHPEEFLVGDVSAVPNPDNGRLYPTTAQISIAQADTAADNIVARIQGKEPKKFVYKSLGTLCSLGPKTGIAEVDMGGHWKLKGAKASVAKKAVADRSVTELTDVPGIMKK, encoded by the coding sequence ATGACAACGATTGCTATTCTGGGCGCGGGTTACGGCGGTTTGCGTACGGCCAAGCAGCTGGTCAAGGCCAATGTGGACGCGAAGATCATCCTGGTGAACAAGAATCCGTATCACTATCAGTCCACCGAGCTGCATGAGGTCGCGGCCGGCACCAAGGAACCCGACGAGATCACCTTCGACGTGCGCAAGGCCGTCGACGACAAGGTCGACGTCGTCATCGACGAGGTCGTCAAGGTCGACCAGGACGCCAAGAAGGTCGAGTTGAAGAACGGCGACCCGATCTCCTATGACTACTTGGTCAACGCGCTGGGCTTCGAGTCGGAGACCTTCGGCATCAAGGGCGCCGACGAGAACGGCTGGCCGCTCATCGACATCGACACCGCCGTCGCGGCGCGCAAGCACCTCGAAGACACCCTGAAGAACTACAAGACCAGCCACGACGAGAACGACCTGCACATCGTGGTCTGCGGCGCGGGCTTCACCTCCATCGAGTACCTGGGAGAGCTCGTGTATCGCCTGCCCGACCTCGCCAAGGAATATGACTTCCCGCTCGACAAGGTCAAGATCGACTGCATCGAGGCCACCCCGAAGATCCTGCCGATGTTCGACCCGAAGCTGGCCGCCTGGGGCGTCAAATACCTCGAGGACCACGGCGTCACCTTCCATCCGGCCACCCCGATCACCGAGGTCAAGCCGAACGCCGTGATGAGCAACGACACCGCCTTCCCGGCCAACACGATCATCTGGACCACCGGCGTGCACGGCAGCCACGTAATCGCCGACTCCGGCTACGACCAGAAGCGCAACCGCGTGGTCGTCGAGGACGATCTTTCGGTCAAGGGCCATCCCGAGGAGTTCCTCGTCGGCGACGTCTCCGCCGTGCCGAACCCCGACAACGGCCGCCTCTACCCGACGACCGCGCAGATCTCCATCGCCCAGGCCGACACCGCCGCCGACAACATCGTGGCGCGCATCCAGGGCAAGGAGCCGAAGAAGTTCGTCTACAAGTCCCTGGGCACCCTGTGCTCGCTCGGGCCCAAGACAGGCATCGCCGAGGTCGACATGGGCGGCCACTGGAAGCTCAAGGGCGCGAAGGCGTCGGTGGCCAAGAAGGCCGTCGCCGACCGCTCCGTCACCGAGCTGACGGATGTGCCCGGCATCATGAAGAAGTAA
- a CDS encoding HAD-IA family hydrolase, with the protein MGVEQNETENKAEGMVAQNISNTNPAMAGNGSEPSKPDKPFTWRLEDFDAALFDLDGVLTPTVNLHKEAWKRLFISVLPDDVAPYTDEDYFKYVDGKPRYDGVDALMRSRGIVLEHGNPEDTPDQNTICGLGNRKNEEFERLLHEQGIEPYDDVVDVLQHLRAVGKKLAVVSSSRNAREVLLAAGILKYFDIVVDGNVRAQHNLAGKPAPDTYQYASRSFRVRYSRSIVLEDALSGVASGAAGHFGLVVGVDRGAGRQALLDAGANIVVTELGQLLDGKYETSDPTTPGHLDTEKYPIDPWSFTQYGEPSEESATLFSVSNGSIGVRAESGQPRDLGSGTFISGFHETFAIRHAEEAYGFARIGQVVQGVPDTSDFRFSVGGRVLTAPGCYKQSVDFKQGTATRSYRYEVGENASLEVEITTMACLFRADLLVNTIKLHAVGESLKVHVAAPINVQHPEVSRDVDPRKADLIADGGLRKLEVDAVSQSDKNETFGAYHCKHSGCTMAVGVAQRADGASVPQTFDIEVVNGQTATVVRYSAYNNHRVTPIGVRKGLKAVGRNGRNSVVLFQRCASTLAWAEREGLDSLCTLQRQWLERFWSQADINVEADDGGRTQQVLRWEIFQLAQTTAFVPNGIAAKGLSGTGYSGHYFWDTEAFIVPFLTYNSPDRAKDALDFRYRMLPAARKRAATMNVDGALFPWRTINGEEASAFFEAGTAQYHIDADIAYAVCQYVSATGDMEFMGEKGIDILVETARMWASLGYMGPDGQFHINTVTGPDEYSALVDDNYYTNVMAQYNLRAAVRALGDLDDQQRSEAVKRLQILSDESSHWLEVADAMTLPVDSETGIHLQDADFLNRQTWDFKHNTLRPLLLHYHPMMIYRHQVLKQTDTVLALYLLSQQFDLPSKLRDFDFYDPLTTGDSSLSASAQQIIAAEVGHDELAMKYFDEALYADVANLHGNTSDGIHLASAGGVWLSVVSGFGGLRDSGGQGLTLDPRLPGEWKSLTYRIRVHGSLLEVTVRAGGVDIQRLSGDPVSLVVEGEKRTV; encoded by the coding sequence ATGGGCGTGGAGCAGAACGAGACCGAAAACAAGGCTGAGGGCATGGTGGCCCAAAACATTTCGAATACGAATCCCGCAATGGCAGGCAATGGCAGCGAGCCCAGTAAGCCCGACAAGCCCTTCACCTGGCGCCTGGAGGATTTCGACGCCGCCCTCTTCGACCTCGACGGCGTGCTCACCCCTACGGTCAACCTGCACAAGGAGGCCTGGAAGCGGCTTTTCATCTCGGTGCTCCCCGACGATGTGGCGCCTTATACCGACGAGGACTATTTCAAATACGTGGACGGCAAGCCGCGTTACGACGGCGTCGACGCGCTGATGCGCAGCCGTGGCATCGTCCTCGAGCACGGCAATCCGGAAGACACCCCCGACCAGAACACCATCTGCGGGCTCGGCAACCGCAAGAACGAGGAGTTCGAGCGCCTGCTGCACGAGCAGGGCATCGAGCCCTACGACGATGTGGTCGACGTGCTGCAGCATCTGCGCGCCGTGGGCAAGAAGCTCGCCGTGGTCTCCAGCTCCCGCAACGCCCGCGAGGTGCTGCTCGCCGCCGGCATCCTCAAATATTTCGACATTGTGGTCGACGGCAACGTGCGCGCCCAGCACAACCTGGCGGGCAAGCCGGCCCCCGACACCTACCAATACGCCTCCCGTTCGTTCAGGGTGCGCTATTCCCGCTCGATCGTCCTGGAGGACGCGCTCTCCGGCGTGGCCTCGGGCGCGGCCGGCCACTTCGGCCTGGTCGTCGGCGTCGATCGCGGCGCGGGGCGGCAGGCACTGCTCGACGCCGGCGCCAACATCGTCGTCACCGAGCTCGGCCAGCTGCTCGACGGCAAATACGAGACTTCCGACCCCACCACACCAGGCCATCTCGACACCGAGAAATACCCGATCGACCCGTGGAGCTTCACGCAATACGGCGAGCCGAGCGAGGAGAGCGCCACCCTGTTCTCCGTCTCCAACGGCTCCATCGGCGTCAGGGCCGAATCCGGCCAGCCGAGGGACCTGGGCTCCGGCACGTTCATCAGCGGGTTCCACGAGACTTTCGCCATCAGGCACGCCGAGGAGGCCTACGGCTTCGCCAGGATCGGCCAGGTGGTGCAGGGTGTGCCCGACACCTCCGATTTCCGTTTCAGCGTCGGCGGCAGGGTGCTCACCGCGCCCGGCTGCTACAAGCAGAGCGTGGACTTCAAGCAGGGCACGGCCACCCGCAGCTATCGTTACGAGGTGGGGGAGAACGCCAGCCTCGAGGTCGAGATCACGACCATGGCCTGCCTCTTCCGCGCGGACCTTCTGGTGAACACGATCAAGCTGCATGCCGTGGGCGAGAGCCTCAAGGTGCATGTGGCCGCACCGATCAACGTGCAGCATCCCGAGGTCTCGCGCGACGTCGATCCGCGCAAGGCCGACCTCATCGCCGACGGCGGCCTACGCAAGCTCGAGGTCGACGCCGTCTCGCAAAGCGACAAGAACGAGACCTTCGGCGCCTACCACTGCAAGCACTCCGGGTGCACCATGGCCGTGGGCGTGGCCCAACGCGCCGATGGCGCCTCCGTGCCCCAGACCTTCGATATTGAGGTCGTCAACGGCCAGACGGCCACCGTCGTGCGCTATTCCGCCTACAACAACCACCGCGTCACCCCCATCGGCGTGCGCAAGGGCCTGAAGGCCGTGGGCCGCAACGGGCGCAACTCCGTGGTGCTCTTCCAGCGCTGCGCCTCCACCCTGGCCTGGGCCGAGCGGGAGGGCCTGGATTCCCTGTGTACCCTGCAGCGCCAGTGGCTCGAACGCTTCTGGTCGCAGGCCGACATCAACGTGGAGGCCGATGACGGCGGGCGCACCCAACAGGTGCTGCGCTGGGAGATCTTCCAGCTGGCGCAGACCACCGCCTTTGTGCCCAACGGCATCGCGGCCAAGGGCCTGAGCGGCACCGGCTATTCCGGTCACTACTTCTGGGACACCGAGGCTTTCATCGTCCCGTTCCTCACCTACAACTCGCCCGACCGCGCCAAGGACGCGCTCGACTTCCGCTACCGCATGCTGCCCGCGGCCCGCAAGCGCGCCGCCACGATGAACGTCGACGGGGCGCTCTTCCCCTGGAGGACGATCAACGGCGAGGAGGCCTCCGCCTTCTTCGAGGCCGGCACCGCCCAATACCACATCGACGCCGACATCGCCTACGCGGTCTGCCAGTACGTCTCGGCCACCGGCGACATGGAGTTCATGGGTGAGAAAGGCATCGACATCCTTGTCGAGACGGCCAGGATGTGGGCGAGCCTGGGCTACATGGGCCCCGACGGCCAATTCCACATCAACACGGTCACCGGGCCTGACGAATACAGCGCGCTGGTGGACGACAACTACTACACCAACGTCATGGCCCAATACAACCTGCGGGCCGCCGTCCGCGCTCTGGGCGACCTCGACGACCAACAGCGTTCCGAGGCGGTCAAGCGCCTGCAGATCCTCTCCGACGAATCCAGCCATTGGCTCGAGGTGGCCGACGCGATGACCCTGCCCGTGGATTCGGAGACGGGCATCCACCTGCAGGACGCCGATTTCCTCAACCGGCAGACCTGGGACTTCAAGCACAACACCCTGCGCCCGCTGCTGCTGCACTACCATCCGATGATGATCTACCGGCACCAGGTGCTGAAGCAGACCGACACCGTCTTGGCGCTCTACCTGCTCTCCCAGCAGTTCGACCTGCCCTCCAAGCTGCGCGACTTCGACTTCTACGACCCGCTGACCACCGGCGACTCCTCGCTCTCGGCCTCGGCCCAGCAGATCATCGCCGCCGAGGTGGGCCATGACGAGCTGGCCATGAAATACTTCGACGAGGCGCTCTACGCCGACGTGGCCAACCTGCACGGCAACACCTCCGACGGCATCCATCTGGCCTCGGCCGGCGGCGTGTGGCTCTCCGTGGTCTCCGGCTTCGGCGGCCTGCGCGACTCGGGCGGCCAGGGCCTCACCCTCGACCCGCGTCTGCCGGGGGAGTGGAAGTCGCTCACCTACCGCATCCGCGTGCATGGCTCGTTGCTCGAGGTCACGGTGCGCGCCGGCGGCGTCGACATCCAGCGCCTCTCCGGCGACCCGGTCTCGCTGGTCGTGGAGGGTGAAAAGCGAACCGTTTGA
- the trmB gene encoding tRNA (guanosine(46)-N7)-methyltransferase TrmB: MQENNKTQIHHVLSFVRRTGRLTDRLQRAWDKYSPDFLLDINPAPGSLDIRPGFVFDAAFAREAWGNGHPVIVEIGTGQGENVVAAAEARSDVNFLAVEVYDPGVAHTMLMAGKRGLCNLRIAQVNAPELFAVAEPGAIDEVWTFFPDPWPKMRHHKRRIVQPDLACDIHQSLKPQGLWRLSTDIEDYALHVHEVMDGRDDFSNVGTFTVSLPTEHVGKGTAGEAASLPHADFKESERFGGRVLTNFEKKGLAAGRLIHDFTYQAL, from the coding sequence GTGCAAGAGAACAACAAGACGCAGATTCATCATGTCCTTTCGTTTGTGAGGCGCACCGGGCGCTTGACCGACCGGCTCCAGCGCGCGTGGGACAAGTATTCGCCCGACTTCCTGCTCGACATCAACCCCGCGCCAGGCTCGCTCGACATCAGGCCGGGGTTCGTCTTCGATGCCGCCTTCGCCCGGGAGGCCTGGGGCAACGGCCATCCGGTGATCGTCGAGATCGGCACCGGGCAGGGCGAGAACGTGGTGGCGGCGGCCGAGGCGCGCTCCGATGTGAACTTCTTGGCGGTGGAGGTCTATGATCCGGGCGTGGCGCACACCATGTTGATGGCGGGCAAGCGCGGCCTGTGCAACCTCCGTATCGCCCAGGTCAACGCCCCCGAATTGTTCGCGGTGGCCGAGCCGGGAGCGATCGACGAGGTGTGGACGTTCTTCCCCGACCCGTGGCCCAAGATGCGCCACCACAAGCGCCGCATCGTGCAGCCCGACCTGGCGTGCGACATCCACCAATCGTTGAAGCCGCAAGGTTTGTGGCGTCTCTCGACTGATATCGAAGACTATGCGCTGCATGTCCACGAGGTGATGGACGGCCGCGATGACTTCAGCAATGTCGGCACGTTCACGGTCTCGCTGCCTACCGAGCATGTGGGCAAGGGGACGGCGGGGGAGGCCGCTTCGTTGCCTCACGCCGATTTCAAGGAATCCGAGCGGTTCGGCGGCCGCGTGCTGACGAATTTCGAGAAGAAGGGCCTCGCCGCCGGCCGCCTGATCCACGATTTCACCTATCAGGCGCTCTGA
- a CDS encoding DUF4190 domain-containing protein: MNNYSSSSTNDPQPSQGATGSPNPGQQGGPQYNANGAWQKPTQTFNANASAASQPSANTNRPAAGAGQQAPGVNQQSQPQQPQQPQSANQASSPYESPYGTPTSSYSFDGYIGGQGAGNPGNGQYQQSQGNPQPNYSAPAAQPYAGQYQPYTPSYQTQPNTAANGGYVPYVPVESNRWNTLCIVGFVLSFIFAPVGLVLSIIAMNQINKTGEQSKGLSIAGIVISAIGTVSLIIVVVLIVVAISMAGDSSYSDDDDCYYDEDCSSEQTYLDTDHGIQASTQDTADLIWAKPSMLSGADGNVAETLYLQTTGLSQWL; the protein is encoded by the coding sequence ATGAACAACTATAGTTCCAGCAGCACAAACGACCCGCAGCCGAGCCAAGGCGCCACCGGCTCACCGAACCCCGGCCAGCAGGGCGGCCCGCAATACAACGCGAACGGCGCGTGGCAGAAGCCGACGCAGACCTTCAACGCCAACGCATCCGCCGCGAGCCAGCCCTCGGCCAACACCAACCGGCCGGCCGCCGGAGCGGGCCAGCAGGCGCCGGGCGTGAACCAGCAATCGCAACCCCAGCAGCCTCAGCAACCTCAATCCGCCAACCAGGCCAGCTCACCATATGAGTCGCCCTACGGCACGCCGACGTCGTCATATTCCTTCGACGGCTACATCGGCGGGCAGGGTGCCGGGAATCCGGGCAACGGCCAGTACCAGCAGAGCCAGGGCAACCCGCAGCCGAACTACAGCGCCCCGGCCGCGCAGCCATACGCCGGGCAATACCAGCCGTACACGCCGAGCTACCAAACCCAGCCGAACACGGCGGCGAACGGCGGATACGTCCCCTACGTCCCCGTTGAGAGCAACCGCTGGAACACGCTGTGCATCGTGGGCTTCGTCCTCTCCTTCATCTTCGCTCCCGTCGGCCTGGTCCTCTCGATCATCGCGATGAACCAAATCAACAAGACCGGCGAGCAGAGCAAGGGGCTGAGCATCGCGGGCATTGTGATCAGCGCGATCGGCACCGTCTCGCTCATCATCGTGGTCGTCCTCATCGTCGTGGCCATCTCGATGGCCGGCGACTCCTCATATTCGGACGATGACGACTGCTATTACGACGAGGATTGTTCCTCGGAGCAGACATACCTCGACACCGACCACGGCATCCAGGCCAGCACGCAGGACACCGCCGATCTCATCTGGGCCAAGCCCTCCATGCTCAGCGGCGCGGATGGCAACGTCGCCGAGACCCTGTATCTGCAGACCACCGGTCTCTCGCAGTGGCTCTGA
- a CDS encoding low molecular weight protein-tyrosine-phosphatase encodes MSKKPYTVMTVCTGNICRSPMAEIILRARFEDAGLADRVRVMSSGVSDEEHGNPIDRRAVRVLKARGYEIPAHHFAHRITPEEIEETDLFLPMTASHMRELLWQLPEEKRSEVHLYRSFDPDLPKPAKGHESEIDLVDPWYGGPRDFDIAIDQIDGVAPYIVDWVARQL; translated from the coding sequence ATGTCCAAGAAGCCTTACACCGTCATGACCGTCTGCACCGGCAATATCTGCCGGTCGCCCATGGCCGAGATCATCCTGCGCGCCCGTTTCGAGGACGCGGGCCTGGCCGACCGCGTGCGCGTGATGTCGAGCGGGGTGAGTGACGAGGAGCACGGCAATCCCATCGACCGCAGGGCCGTGCGGGTGCTCAAGGCCAGGGGCTACGAGATTCCGGCGCACCATTTCGCGCACCGCATCACCCCCGAGGAGATCGAGGAGACCGACCTCTTCCTGCCGATGACCGCCTCGCATATGCGCGAGCTGCTGTGGCAGCTGCCCGAGGAGAAGCGCTCCGAGGTCCACCTTTATCGCAGTTTCGACCCGGACCTCCCGAAGCCCGCGAAGGGGCACGAAAGCGAGATCGACCTGGTGGACCCGTGGTACGGCGGTCCGCGCGACTTCGACATCGCCATCGACCAGATCGACGGCGTCGCCCCCTACATCGTCGATTGGGTCGCCAGGCAGCTCTGA